A stretch of DNA from Kangiella sediminilitoris:
GATGCAGCTGGTTTTGCTCCGCGATCAATGGCTACCTGCATGGCTTTTTCTGCATCATCCACACGCCAGCCCATCGAGCAAATTGCAGGACCATGACGATCGGCAAAGGCCTTTGAAAGTCCTTTCTTCTCCGTATTCAATAGGAAGTGGATATCGTTTTGGTTGTAATAATAAATATCTTTATTTTTGTATTTTTTCAGCTTAGAAAAACCAAATGCTTTGAAAACTTTATCCATAAAGTCACTTTCTGGGCTAGCAAATTCAGTAAATTCAATTCCACGTAAACCTAAATAATTATTACCGCTCATCAAAATACACCTGTTCAACTTAAGTGGCTTGGCTAAGGGAGTTGCTCATTAATAAGCCAATATCTAATTTCAGCTAAATAATGTAAGGGATCTAGTTGTTAAGGTTTTGACCTAGGTCAATGATTTGTCGGTTAGCAAAGTGGTCTGGCAAGTTACATGGTGACCATGAATATGCTAAATAATTGCTTTTTATTGATCTAAATCTATATTGCAACCGAAAGCGCACTTATAATTCCGCCACTTTTTTAAATTCAAGTTACATACAACGTGAAAATTATAGCTTTGTTGATTACACTGGCCTGCCTGCTTTTTCCTCAACTTTCACTTGCATCCGACGTTGCTGCAGACAGTCCTCTAAATTTCACTACTCATTGGGTGGGCTTTTTAGCCATAGCCATTTTTGTCATCGCATACTCTCTTGTCATTTTTGAAGAAAAAATACACCTGAGAAAATCCAAGCCGATACTCATTGCTGCTGGCTTAATTTGGCTGGTTATTGGTATTACCTATAAGCACTATGGATTGTCTGGTTTGGCGGAAGAGGCCATCCGGCATAATTTTTTAGAATATGCTGAGCTATTTTTCTTCTTATTAGTAGCTATGACCTACATTAATGCAATGATTGAGCGTGATGTGTTCGATTGTTTAAGGGACTGGTTGGTAAATAAGGGGTTCAGTTACAGACAGCTATTCTGGATGACAGGTATTCTCGCTTTCTTTATTTCACCAATTGCAGATAACCTGACAACAGCGCTTATCATGTGTTCTGTGGTGCTGTCGGTAGGCAAGGGTAACGGAAAGTTTGTGGGTATCAGTTGTATTAATATCGTCGTTGCATCTAACGCTGGAGGTGCTTTTAGTCCCTTTGGTGATATTACCACTCTGATGGTCTGGCAAAAAGAAATGGTGGAGTTTACCGAGTTTTTCAGCTTATTCATCCCCTCAGTGGTCAACTTCCTGATTCCAGCACTGGTTATGCAGTTAGCTATCGAAAAAGGGAAACCAAAGCCAACGGATGAGTCACATGTTGCTAAAATTAAACAAGGTGGTCTGGTGATAGTTGGTCTGTTTTTAGTCACTATAGCCACAGCAATATCTTTTCATAATTTCCTGCATCTGCCACCCGCTATAGGAATGATGCTAGGTTTAGGTTTTCTTAAATTTTATGGTTTCCTATTACGAAAAGGTCAGCAGAAACAAACCGAAGAAAATCCAACCAGTGTGTCAGTAAAAAAGCCTTACGATATATTTGACCGTATTGCACAGGCCGAATGGGATACCTTATTTTTCTTTTATGGGGTGATCCTGGCTGTAGGCGGGCTCGGGTTTCTTGGTTATTTGGGGCTGGCATCGAATTACATGTATGGTGAACTCGGTGCTACTTCAGCAAATGTTTTAGTAGGTGTTTTATCATCAATTGTCGATAACATTCCGGTCATGTTTGCAGTCCTAACAATGCAACCAGAAATGCCGCATGTGCAATGGTTGCTAGTAACATTGACCGCAGGAGTGGGAGGAAGTCTTCTGTCAGTTGGATCGGCTGCGGGAATTGCGTTGATGGGGCAAGCCAGAGGTCACTACACCTTTATGACTCACCTTAAGTGGACACCGGTTATCGCTCTAGGCTATGCCGCAAGTATCTGGCTTCATATGATAATTAACAGTTAACAGTTAACAGTGCTGCTACCAATAAAGCCGACATCTATTTGAGTCTTTGAGTCGTCATAATTGAACATAAGAAAGTTTCTATTGCATTCAACAGAAGAAGCATCTTAGTATAATTTTAAGCGCTTTCTGAGGAGCAGTTTATGGTTTCACGTCGTACATTCATTAAAGGGTCACTGTTGTCGGCTTCGGCTTTAGCCTTGCCAGGCTTTGTAAAGTGGGAAACGAAGTCACCACTTCCTTATAATGTGCAGGAGATTTACCCAGCTTTGCACCAAGGGAAGATATACGTTGCTGGTGGGCTGTCTTTGCAGGGTGACAACCTTAAAGTTCTTGAGCAGGTAGTTGAGTATAATCCTGAGTCAGACAAATGGAACCAGTCCACTACGCTTCCAGAGCCAAGACATCACCCTTACTTAATTTCACATCAGAATAAGCTGTATGCCTTCAGTGGCTTTACTGAGTCAAAAAGGGGAAGTTGGTTTGGTAGCCGAGATATATTACTCCTAGATGAAAAAACCAAGCGCTGGAAAAAGCACGCGAACCATATGCAGCACCCGCTGTGTGAAACAGTAGCAGCTTCAATTAATGGCTGTATCCACCTAGCCAGTGGGCGAAAACCAA
This window harbors:
- the nhaD gene encoding sodium:proton antiporter NhaD; this encodes MKIIALLITLACLLFPQLSLASDVAADSPLNFTTHWVGFLAIAIFVIAYSLVIFEEKIHLRKSKPILIAAGLIWLVIGITYKHYGLSGLAEEAIRHNFLEYAELFFFLLVAMTYINAMIERDVFDCLRDWLVNKGFSYRQLFWMTGILAFFISPIADNLTTALIMCSVVLSVGKGNGKFVGISCINIVVASNAGGAFSPFGDITTLMVWQKEMVEFTEFFSLFIPSVVNFLIPALVMQLAIEKGKPKPTDESHVAKIKQGGLVIVGLFLVTIATAISFHNFLHLPPAIGMMLGLGFLKFYGFLLRKGQQKQTEENPTSVSVKKPYDIFDRIAQAEWDTLFFFYGVILAVGGLGFLGYLGLASNYMYGELGATSANVLVGVLSSIVDNIPVMFAVLTMQPEMPHVQWLLVTLTAGVGGSLLSVGSAAGIALMGQARGHYTFMTHLKWTPVIALGYAASIWLHMIINS